A window of the Diabrotica undecimpunctata isolate CICGRU chromosome 1, icDiaUnde3, whole genome shotgun sequence genome harbors these coding sequences:
- the LOC140435827 gene encoding E3 SUMO-protein ligase ZBED1-like, protein MPLPRRKVSDMWEHFDEVNSKGVAKCKYCSSIIKTTGGSMGNLKRHLGRKHPTVNLLIERKSSVVVQEIRDDIQDEIIAESTEEMPGPSNPVKKPIKKDTQSKLEEYVSKPISSKKSRSFDIQLLRMVVKEYQPFSLVDDVEFKKFVSMLNPGYSLPTRKTLSNNLLSQLYQSELEKVKQKLKNINAVCLTTDTWTSSTTESYLSVTAHFFENNLQLTSVLLECIKMEDRHTGENYSRHLKEIVGNYGLEDNVAACTTDNAANVTLAVKLCNWQHIPCFAHTLNLIVKNAVTEISETVDKVKSIVTYFKKSTVATSQLQVFQEQMDLPKLKLKQEVCTRWNSLYEMFSRIFEIKNAVISALAVLGTDYTLSADDWYTIEKVIAILKIYLDVTTEISAEKYVTISKIIPIVKMMRKKMNSLSVDNESEQIKQMILKLKSGLNERFKNIEDNEIYCQSTILDPRFKKYGFVDEVKFKRACEIMKKKLQSFRISDEIDNQNQIPSTSQNSQPIVANKDFWDDFDEEVKTVCAYDYNPQAAAIIELDRYLKEPLLLRTMDPLKWWNERSNIYPRLFHLVKRRLCLVATSVPSERIFSKSGYVITERRNRITSKKVREIMFLNHNL, encoded by the coding sequence atgccTTTGCCACGAAGAAAAGTAAGTGATATGTGGGAACATTTTGATGAGGTGAATAGTAAAGGTGTTGCTAAATGTAAGTACTGTTCTTCAATAATAAAAACTACAGGCGGATCTATGGGAAATTTGAAAAGGCATCTTGGTCGTAAACATCCCACAGTAAATTTGTTAATTGAAAGAAAAAGTAGCGTTGTCGTCCAAGAAATTCGGGATGATATTCAGGATGAAATTATCGCAGAATCAACAGAGGAAATGCCTGGCCCTTCCAATccagttaaaaaaccaataaaaaaagaCACTCAATCGAAGTTGGAAGAATATGTGTCAAAACCAATTTCATCTAAAAAATCGAGATCCTTTGACATCCAACTCTTAAGGATGGTTGTCAAAGAATATCAACCTTTTTCTCTTGTTGACGATgtggaatttaaaaaatttgtttccATGTTAAATCCAGGCTATTCTCTTCCAACTAGAAAAACGCTGTCAAATAATTTGCTTTCACAGTTGTACCAATCGGAACTTGAAAAAGttaagcaaaaattaaaaaatattaatgctGTTTGTTTGACGACTGATACTTGGACTTCGTCTACAACTGAGTCTTACCTTTCCGTAACTGCGCACTTCTTTGAAAACAATTTGCAATTAACATCGGTTTTGCTGGAGTGCATCAAAATGGAAGATAGACATACAGGGGAGAATTATTCTCGCCATTTGAAGGAGATAGTCGGAAATTATGGCCTCGAAGATAACGTAGCAGCTTGTACAACTGATAATGCTGCAAATGTGACTTTAGCTGTCAAACTTTGCAATTGGCAACATATTCCTTGTTTTGCCCATACGCTAAATCTAATTGTAAAGAATGCTGTGACAGAAATATCGGAGACTGTTGATAAAGTTAAATCTATAGTTACTTACTTTAAAAAGAGTACTGTTGCAACATCACAGTTACAAGTTTTTCAAGAACAAATGGATCTCCCAAAACTAAAATTAAAGCAGGAAGTATGCACAAGATGGAATAGTTTGTATGAAATGTTCTCTcgcatttttgaaataaaaaatgcaGTTATAAGTGCATTAGCCGTTTTAGGAACAGATTATACTTTGTCTGCCGATGATTGGTACACAATAGAGAAAGTTATAgccatattaaaaatatatttggacGTGACAACAGAGATTAGTGCTGAGAAATATGTTACTATTTCAAAAATTATTCCGATAGTAAAAATGATGAGAAAAAAAATGAATTCACTCTCCGTTGATAATGAATCTGAACAAATTAAGCAAATGATACTGAAACTGAAAAGTGGACTCAACGAAAggtttaaaaatattgaagataATGAAATATACTGTCAAAGCACAATTTTGGACCCACGGTTTAAGAAGTACGGATTTGTGGATGAGGTTAAATTTAAACGTGCCTgtgaaattatgaaaaaaaaattgcaatctTTTAGAATTTCTGATGAAATAGACAATCAAAATCAAATACCATCAACATCACAGAATTCTCAACCTATTGTTGCAAACAAAGATTTCTGGGATGATTTTGATGAGGAGGTAAAAACTGTTTGTGCCTATGATTATAATCCTCAAGCAGCTGCCATAATTGAATTGGATAGATATTTGAAGGAGCCTTTGCTTCTTCGAACAATGGATCCTCTTAAGTGGTGGAATGAGCGAAGCAATATATATCCAAGATTATTTCACTTAGTGAAAAGAAGATTGTGTTTAGTAGCAACTTCTGTGCCCTCGGAACGCATTTTTTCTAAATCTGGCTATGTAATAACCGAACGGAGAAATAGGATAACTTCAAAAAAAGTTAGAGAAATCATGTTTTTAAATCATAATTTATAA